Proteins found in one Ischnura elegans chromosome 11, ioIscEleg1.1, whole genome shotgun sequence genomic segment:
- the LOC124168117 gene encoding uncharacterized protein LOC124168117, translating to MDALCDHYVQRSYLFQTLRWHIFDADHPPFVLFVSNVTAAQLQALGVASIKVAAVGAGAVQFAGGADRWVCVRADGALLSDDLLFERLCRRCACAHWAQWTGPRHGLVWRSSRGAVGDLRQFASRRLAPLPTLRSELNLAATERAVIVAGEFGSGRSHLMRSVSARLSAEGPLDRVIYIELRHGLSELEGPCASVADAVAAVARLAGVRDEASRAEFAARIIRGCPGVAIFFDGFDEVDGEGQALVLRLLEALKAGTRAQLWVTTRFGQHASLESALDTLALGLEPLTKRQKEALVQAHWRHRLKALLASGVPEKLREHVRGALKEMELCLATLPQKRRRTAAVLALMAELSQLVSAVIRAQGGVESVRGDDTELARGGGDNALDVEECERDCDGSGQDEKESARGAEEMLRGGGSSGGSGAAPTLCEQIDRLDFSGFVKVLLSVEKCLSAEDNSQYAPTPLNLFLLAEMTFCAQFRLPFVANINEIYEKFLEVNYVHYHKKRDKIVHVNTMYSSPEYFAHKSIALELFLPEESSTILLSYDKVDRELLEGMGVVAPRDGGFHYCHHSFAEYFFCEWLVTELSVEDACKVLASRVLLGPNYAAVRKFLNLQIENSQVSIAFLSKPFEECNIFGFHNTAGTFLHLLTEECLGSIMILFLETFPEDASNMILRTNSNLQNVLHVACDLGYNRIIDIVLNFVRKHLSRKKTERLILQKDIWDESPFECLYVKSHLVLFIDFLHDSNDKIDGELCSYLLEVNLRDSETTILTKHLIMEHPDTFDKLVEVAFSTLSRYLFLQLVVNQIDLHGSTCLHNLAFCGTENSIALFWHCAVKAFDDHALLRDYLLRRNARGNTVIHESALGNNGPAFRLLINNAKLLKGDALKAMLMAVNAHGSTALHEAVSNSSEEFVHLLLNAVHNGLSHEDADALLESTDRSLDTVLHLAARRGDAAGVLEQLCAQAAPNADRLRRLLSARNGRGCSAMHAAVEGGSIEAVRKLWSLLCASADNEERASILAESNKFGDTVFHAATTRAETQVLQALLECTSPGDVQRILALDNANGDTVLHQAAANGAADAAVLWLRYAGDAAGAALARANGEGECALHVAVKTGEPRTVRVLMQVGDVEATDLRGNTLLHVAVSRTREDVLDVVLNEMRRLLPQARVAALVERTNANGDTALHLAVAAAPTALLERLLHTAADLLGEARHKALLMAVDGRGRSALQVALDRGDLVAAARLLREARDKLSEDALLEVVSRVNCFGETVLHAAVALDAEGAAVEWCSEVRLVLPPAVFALLLAAPNRSGDTVLHHVVRLHKVPAPALIYWMRVARDCLGSDGLSELIRRRNGAGDTLLHLASSAADAQAARLLCSRNGAFGAADTLRWMLVQANGRGEAPLHVVARKGDAAALGAWLRLVRDELGDAFLAQLFPLTTVGAGESVLHLAALRGDAEVVRQLCAVATDVLGRGAGMEEFLTAETRSGASALHLAVGVGDVLVVRELWERAESMGVSLKLLLRTDDAGDTLLHTATARGHAPALNQTCVFMKARLSSASAREAMLRRNCDGRAAVHVAVFKKRLDLLTRLADWYCELTDDDQELLLSTTASGHSLLHVAVGRGDARFLDRLLTWFSSRLGAAGRQTLLLMADGRGRSVLHDGAKEGEPALLSALLEWARVELDPKKLRGLLAQEDEVGDTVLHDVARRTDPVVFNLLCEVCSQAIGTEATQALLKRTNRKGSSAMDEAVASGKSYRMKEQCVREEAAPAGVECANGRSVEFARRRAARRKHDCLAS from the coding sequence ATGGACGCGTTGTGTGACCACTACGTTCAGCGCTCCTACCTCTTCCAGACACTTCGCTGGCACATCTTCGACGCGGACCATCCGCCGTTTGTTCTCTTCGTGAGTAACGTGACGGCTGCGCAGCTGCAGGCGCTCGGCGTGGCTTCTATCAAGGTGGCTGCTGTTGGCGCAGGAGCGGTGCAGTTCGCCGGAGGTGCCGACCGCTGGGTGTGCGTCCGTGCCGATGGCGCTCTCCTCTCCGATGACCTGCTCTTCGAGCGCCTATGCCGCCGCTGCGCATGCGCGCACTGGGCCCAGTGGACCGGTCCACGCCACGGCCTCGTCTGGCGCAGCTCCCGTGGCGCAGTCGGCGATCTGAGGCAGTTCGCGTCCCGACGACTCGCGCCGCTGCCAACTCTGCGCTCCGAGCTGAACCTTGCGGCCACCGAGCGCGCCGTTATAGTGGCGGGGGAATTTGGCTCAGGCCGAAGCCATTTGATGCGCAGCGTGTCGGCGCGGCTGTCCGCCGAGGGACCGCTGGACCGCGTAATCTACATCGAGCTGCGCCACGGTCTCTCTGAGCTGGAGGGTCCCTGCGCGAGCGTGGCGGATGCGGTGGCAGCGGTAGCGCGGCTGGCGGGTGTGCGGGACGAGGCATCGCGTGCCGAGTTTGCGGCGCGGATCATTCGCGGCTGCCCCGGAGTGGCCATCTTCTTCGACGGCTTCGACGAGGTGGACGGCGAGGGACAGGCCTTGGTGCTTCGGCTGCTGGAAGCGCTAAAAGCCGGCACGCGTGCCCAGTTGTGGGTGACGACGAGGTTCGGGCAGCACGCGTCGCTAGAGTCGGCACTGGACACGCTTGCGTTGGGCCTGGAGCCCCTGACGAAGCGGCAGAAGGAGGCCTTGGTGCAGGCGCACTGGCGCCACAGGCTGAAGGCCCTCCTAGCGAGCGGCGTCCCAGAGAAGCTGAGAGAACACGTTCGCGGCGCTTTGAAAGAGATGGAGCTGTGTCTGGCGACTCTGCCGCAGAAGAGGCGCCGTACCGCAGCCGTCCTCGCGCTCATGGCGGAACTCAGCCAATTGGTATCGGCCGTAATCAGGGCACAGGGTGGCGTAGAATCAGTGCGGGGTGACGACACTGAGCTGGCGCGCGGTGGCGGTGATAATGCACTAGACGTTGAGGAGTGCGAGCGGGATTGCGATGGATCGGGGCAGGACGAGAAGGAATCGGCGCGGGGCGCGGAGGAAATGCTGCGTGGTGGCGGGAGCTCAGGTGGAAGTGGAGCCGCGCCCACCCTGTGCGAACAAATCGATCGCCTTGACTTCTCTGGCTTCGTGAAGGTGCTGCTGTCAGTAGAGAAATGCCTGTCAGCCGAGGATAACTCGCAATACGCCCCCACGCCACTGAACCTATTCTTGCTGGCAGAAATGACGTTCTGCGCTCAGTTTCGGCTTCCGTTTGTCGCCAACATAAATGAAATCTACGAAAAATTCCTCGAAGTGAATTATGTACACTACCACAAGAAAAGGGACAAAATTGTTCATGTGAACACAATGTACTCCAGTCCTGAGTATTTTGCTCATAAGAGCATCGCTCTTGAACTATTTTTACCCGAAGAAAGTTCCACTATACTGCTCAGTTACGATAAAGTGGATCGAGAACTGCTGGAGGGGATGGGGGTGGTGGCGCCGCGTGACGGTGGCTTCCACTACTGCCACCACTCCTTCGCCGAGTACTTTTTTTGCGAGTGGCTGGTGACCGAGCTTAGCGTGGAGGACGCGTGTAAAGTGCTGGCGTCTCGAGTACTCCTAGGACCCAATTACGCTGCTGTGCGTAAATTCTTGAACTTGCAGATCGAGAACAGCCAAGTTAGCATCGCATTCTTGTCGAAACCCTTTGAAGAATGCAACATTTTCGGATTCCATAATACAGCCGGTACTTTTCTGCATCTTTTGACTGAAGAATGCCTCGGCAGTATCATGATACTGTTCCTAGAAACCTTTCCCGAAGATGCCTCCAATATGATATTGAGAACCAACTCCAACTTACAGAATGTGTTGCATGTTGCCTGTGATCTGGGATACAATCGAATCATTGACATTGTTCTGAACTTCGTGAGAAAACATCTTTCCAGGAAGAAAACGGAGAGGTTGATTTTGCAAAAGGACATTTGGGACGAGTCGCCATTCGAATGTCTGTACGTAAAGAGTCACCTCGTTCTGTTCATAGACTTCCTTCACGACAGCAATGACAAAATTGACGGAGAGCTCTGTTCATATCTATTGGAAGTAAACCTACGTGACTCGGAAACTACCATTTTGACGAAACACCTCATCATGGAGCATCCAGATACATTTGACAAACTCGTTGAAGTAGCGTTCAGTACCCTCTCGCGATATCTCTTCCTCCAGCTGGTCGTCAACCAAATAGACCTTCACGGCAGCACCTGTTTACATAACCTGGCCTTTTGTGGCACTGAAAATTCCATCGCGCTTTTCTGGCACTGCGCCGTCAAGGCTTTCGACGACCACGCGCTGCTCAGGGACTACTTGCTGCGACGAAATGCGCGAGGTAACACGGTCATACACGAATCCGCGCTAGGCAATAATGGGCCCGCTTTCCGTCTCCTCATTAACAACGCCAAGCTGCTGAAAGGAGACGCATTAAAAGCGATGCTCATGGCCGTGAACGCTCACGGGAGCACAGCCCTTCACGAAGCTGTGAGCAACAGCAGCGAGGAATTCGTGCACCTCCTCTTGAACGCTGTACACAATGGCCTGAGTCACGAAGACGCCGACGCCCTTCTCGAATCCACTGATCGCAGTCTGGACACGGTGCTGCACTTGGCTGCAAGGCGGGGTGATGCGGCTGGAGTGCTCGAGCAGCTGTGCGCACAGGCTGCGCCGAACGCGGACCGCCTCCGCCGCTTGCTCTCGGCACGAAATGGCCGGGGGTGTTCGGCGATGCACGCGGCGGTGGAAGGCGGCTCCATAGAGGCGGTGCGGAAGCTATGGAGCCTCCTCTGCGCCTCAGCAGACAATGAGGAGCGGGCGAGCATCCTCGCAGAGTCCAACAAGTTCGGTGATACGGTCTTCCACGCGGCCACGACCCGCGCCGAAACCCAGGTACTACAAGCGTTGCTTGAGTGCACGTCGCCAGGCGACGTGCAGCGAATCCTTGCGCTCGATAACGCAAATGGCGACACAGTTCTACACCAGGCTGCGGCAAACGGCGCGGCGGATGCGGCGGTGCTGTGGCTGCGGTATGCGGGCGATGCGGCCGGCGCAGCGCTGGCGAGGGCCAACGGCGAGGGTGAATGCGCGTTGCACGTGGCCGTCAAAACGGGAGAGCCACGCACGGTGCGCGTTCTGATGCAAGTGGGAGACGTGGAGGCGACGGACTTGCGCGGCAACACGCTCTTACATGTGGCCGTGAGTCGGACGCGGGAAGACGTGCTCGACGTGGTGCTGAACGAGATGCGGCGGTTGCTCCCGCAGGCGCGGGTCGCGGCCCTTGTGGAGCGGACCAACGCCAACGGCGATACGGCGCTACACCTGGCTGTCGCAGCCGCGCCTACCGCACTTCTGGAACGTCTCCTGCACACAGCGGCCGATCTCCTGGGCGAGGCGCGGCACAAGGCTCTGCTTATGGCTGTTGACGGGCGCGGAAGGTCCGCACTCCAGGTGGCGCTTGATCGGGGGGATCTTGTTGCGGCGGCGCGGCTGTTGCGTGAAGCGCGGGACAAGCTCTCGGAAGACGCGCTGCTGGAGGTGGTGAGCAGGGTTAACTGCTTCGGTGAGACGGTCCTGCACGCCGCGGTGGCGCTGGATGCTGAGGGTGCGGCTGTTGAGTGGTGTAGTGAGGTGCGGTTGGTTCTCCCTCCCGCAGTGTTCGCGCTGCTCCTCGCCGCGCCCAACCGCAGCGGTGACACGGTGCTGCACCACGTTGTGCGACTGCACAAGGTCCCGGCACCGGCCCTTATCTACTGGATGCGGGTGGCGCGAGACTGCCTAGGTTCAGATGGACTCAGCGAGTTGATCCGTCGGCGCAACGGCGCGGGGGACACGCTTCTGCACCTCGCATCGTCGGCGGCGGACGCGCAGGCGGCACGGCTCCTCTGCAGCCGAAACGGAGCCTTTGGGGCGGCGGACACTCTGCGCTGGATGTTAGTGCAGGCCAACGGGCGCGGGGAGGCGCCACTCCACGTTGTGGCACGCAAAGGCGATGCGGCAGCGCTCGGCGCATGGCTGCGCCTGGTGCGTGACGAACTCGGGGACGCGTTCTTGGCGCAGCTATTTCCTCTGACAACAGTCGGCGCGGGTGAGAGCGTACTGCATCTTGCCGCGCTCCGGGGCGACGCGGAAGTGGTGCGGCAGTTGTGCGCGGTCGCAACCGACGTGCTGGGACGCGGCGCCGGGATGGAGGAGTTCCTGACCGCGGAGACGAGGAGCGGCGCCAGCGCACTGCACCTGGCCGTGGGAGTGGGTGACGTGCTCGTGGTGCGGGAGCTTTGGGAGCGGGCGGAGTCAATGGGAGTGAGTTTGAAACTGCTGCTGCGCACAGACGACGCGGGAGACACTCTGCTGCACACGGCCACGGCGCGGGGTCACGCGCCTGCGCTCAATCAGACCTGCGTTTTCATGAAGGCGCGTCTCAGCTCAGCGTCGGCGCGGGAGGCGATGCTGCGCCGAAACTGCGATGGTCGCGCCGCGGTGCACGTGGCGGTGTTCAAGAAAAGACTTGACCTGCTGACGAGGCTCGCAGACTGGTACTGTGAACTTACAGACGACGACCAAGAGCTGCTTCTCAGCACCACCGCTAGTGGACACTCCCTTCTGCACGTGGCTGTCGGGCGCGGCGACGCGCGATTTCTGGATAGGCTGCTCACGTGGTTCAGCTCAAGGCTGGGTGCGGCTGGGCGGCAGACGCTGCTCCTCATGGCAGACGGGCGTGGGCGGTCGGTGCTCCACGATGGGGCCAAGGAAGGTGAGCCCGCTCTGCTCTCGGCACTGCTGGAATGGGCGCGAGTCGAGCTCGACCCGAAGAAGCTGCGAGGCCTCTTGGCTCAGGAGGACGAGGTCGGGGACACGGTGCTTCACGACGTCGCGCGCCGCACCGACCCCGTCGTCTTTAACCTGCTCTGCGAAGTGTGCTCGCAGGCGATTGGCACCGAGGCCACTCAAGCACTGCTGAAGCGGACCAACCGGAAGGGCAGCAGCGCCATGGACGAGGCGGTGGCGAGCGGAAAAAGCTATCGCATGAAGGAGCAGTGTGTCCGCGAGGAGGCAGCACCGGCGGGCGTGGAATGCGCCAATGGCCGATCGGTGGAATTTGCTCGGCGCAGGGCTGCGCGCAGAAAACACGACTGCCTTGCGTCCTGA